From Trichoderma atroviride chromosome 1, complete sequence, one genomic window encodes:
- a CDS encoding uncharacterized protein (antiSMASH:Cluster_1.2~MEROPS:MER0000432~EggNog:ENOG41): MDFNTLPTYMPGKPEPFTLHVPDKKLSEFHELLKLSKIAPATWWNQHNDGRFGVSREWLTQAKETWLTAFDWRQHENRINKFPNFRIAIDDPEAGKIDIHFLALFSSKKDAIPFIFLHGFPSSFLEILPTMELLSQKYTPETLPYHIIVPSLPNYGLSGSPSENVEMTLDRAARIMHQLMMGLGFSDGYVAQGGDLGSVLARIMSVKYNECKAFHLNMLTLNTGETPPPSDALSVQEAQELKRSETWAQTGLAFALEHGTRPSTAGLAISSNPLALLAWIGEKLLEWPDQREPLPLDTILAMVSLYWFTDTFPRSLYHAQVIQTILKGDALPISKEKPLGYSMFPRDLVLLPEAWVRHLYPNLVFFKAHDIGGHFARLEQPKLFLQDIEEFAQQVGGLFTHA, translated from the exons ATGGATTTCAACACTCTGCCCACTTACATGCCAGGCAAGCCCGAGCCTTTCACTCTGCATGTACCCGATAAGAAATTATCTGAATTCCACGAGCTTCTAAAACTATCCAAGATTGCACCAGCGACATGGTGGAATCAGCACAATGATGGCCGCTTCGGAGTATCCCGCGAGTGGCTGAcccaagccaaagaaaccTGGCTTACAGCATTCGACTGGCGCCAGCACGAGAACCGCATCAACAAGTTCCCCAACTTCAGGATCGCCATCGACGACCCGGAAGCTGGGAAAATCGATATTCATTTTCtggccttgttctcttcAAAAAAGGACGCTATACCATTCATCTTTCTGCACGGCTTCCCAAGTTCATTCCTCGAGATCCTGCCCACGATGGAGCTCCTTTCGCAGAAATACACGCCTGAGACTCTTCCATATCACATTATTGTGCCGTCACTGCCCAATTATGGACTCTCAGGTAGCCCAAGCGAGAATGTTGAAATGACGCTGGACCGAGCTGCACGAATTATGCACCAGCTGATGATGGGCCTTGGGTTCAGCGACGGATATGTTGCCCAGGGCGGCGATCTGGGCAGTGTGCTGGCCAGGATCATGTCAGTCAAATACAACGAGTGCAAAGCTTTCCACC TCAATATGCTAACCCTCAACACGGGAGAAACACCGCCTCCTTCCGACGCGTTATCCGTCCAAGAGGCACAGGAGTTGAAACGAAGCGAGACCTGGGCCCAAACCGGCCTGGCCTTTGCGCTTGAGCACGGCACTCGCCCTTCCACCGCTGGACTGGCCATTTCCTCTAACCCTCTCGCGTTGCTAGCTTG GATTGGGGAGAAGCTCCTTGAGTGGCCTGACCAGCGAGAGCCACTGCCTCTTGATACTATTCTGGCCATGGTCAGCCTCTACTGGTTCACAGATACGTTCCCTCGCAGCCTGTACCATGCGCAGGTCATCCAAACAATACTCAAAGGAGATGCGTTGCCAATATCGAAGGAAAAGCCGCTTGGGTATTCAATGTTTCCGCGTGATCTTGTTTTGCTTCCCGAGGCTTGGGTTCGCCACCTCTACCCCAATCTAGTCTTCTTTAAAGCACATGACATT GGAGGACATTTCGCGAGGCTGGAGCAGCCAAAGTTATTCTTGCAAGATATCGAGGAGTTTGCTCAACAAGTCGGCGGGCTCTTCACACACGCATAA
- a CDS encoding uncharacterized protein (antiSMASH:Cluster_1.2~EggNog:ENOG41), producing MSANDYYSSGSGSGSGYPPQQQYGQQQQYGGYNQQQGYPQQQPQYGGQQQQYNQGYPPQQQYGQHQQQYDNRSASPYDQQPQYAQHQQQYGQQQQYGGQPGYDQQQYGGGPPGAEGPDGERGLGATLIGGGAAGFAAHKAGGGKLAAVGAAAVGAIGANLIEHAFKKHKEEKEMQNLAYGGNNDGHHHHHHHQKY from the exons ATGTCCGCCAACGATTACTACAGctccggcagcggcagcggcagcggttACCCgccccagcagcagtacggccagcagcagcagtacggCGGCTAcaaccagcagcagggctACCCTCAACAG CAGCCTCAGTAcggcggccagcagcagcagtacaaCCAGGGCTACCCccctcagcagcagtacggccagcaccagcagcagtacgaCAACCGTAGCGCCTCTCCCTATGACCAGCAGCCCCAATAtgcccagcaccagcagcaatacggccagcagcagcagtacggCGGCCAGCCCGGCTAcgaccagcagcagtacggCGGCGGCCCTCCTGGCGCTGAGGGCCCCGACGGCGAGCGTGGTCTCGGTGCCACCTTGATTGGAGGCGGTGCTGCTGGTTTCGCCGCTCACaaggctggtggtggcaagCTGGCCGCGGtgggagctgctgctgtcggtGCCATCGGTGCGAACCTGATTGAGCACGCtttcaagaagcacaaggaggaaaaggagatgcAGAACCTGGCCTATGGCGGTAACAACGatggccaccaccaccaccaccaccaccagaaATATTAA